Sequence from the Exiguobacterium aurantiacum genome:
TTCTAACTTCATCCAAGGTGAGATGACGTTCTCAACGGTCCAGTTGATTGGGTTCCCACTCGTCGCCGTCCTGTTCTTGCTGGCCGCCGCACAAGCGTTCCGCAACATGTCGGTTCGCTCAAAAGAAAGTAAAATCAAAAATGGGGCGACGTACATCGCGCTCGCGGCGATGCCGATGACGTTATTCCTCGGGTTGATGATACTCGACATCTTCGTCGAGACCCCGACGATTGTGTTCGGCCCGACTGGCCAACTCGTGTTGCTCGGCCTTGCCGTCGTCACGTTGCTCATCGTCTCGGTTTGGACGAAAACATGGATCAATCTGATCATTCCGATTCTCTTGTTCGGGCCACAATATGCGTTCGCTCAGACGAGCTTGCCGCTCGAGCAACAACTGATTTTCTCGATGTTAATTTTATTCGTCGGGATGGGGATCTTCTTGTTCGTTTTGTGGAAAAAGAATCAACAAGGACAAGCCTGATGCGGGGGCGGATCATCTTAGTCGGTCTCTTGTGTCTGCCGTGGGGCTTTTTCGTGACAGCGGCAGACTTTCTGTGGGGGAATGCGCTCGGTTATCTCGTGGTTCCGGCCGTCATGTGGTGGAACGT
This genomic interval carries:
- a CDS encoding HAAS domain-containing protein, whose translation is MELSKKSRDFLDDLAVYLMSSGKSEDEVKDVVEELKDHLEEAERAGKSVDDVVGQSPKAYMQHLGREMAFDGKGFFKIIAMIIPNVFAYIIISNFIQGEMTFSTVQLIGFPLVAVLFLLAAAQAFRNMSVRSKESKIKNGATYIALAAMPMTLFLGLMILDIFVETPTIVFGPTGQLVLLGLAVVTLLIVSVWTKTWINLIIPILLFGPQYAFAQTSLPLEQQLIFSMLILFVGMGIFLFVLWKKNQQGQA